The Paenibacillus sp. FSL R7-0345 DNA segment ATACAGGTCAGGTGCGGCGGATGAGTCATTAGGTTTAGAGGGATTCATGGTTTTTCCTTTCGGTTATTGACACAGCGGACAATTGTCCGTAGACTGTTGATGAATGAACGGACAATTGTCCGCAGAGTCATTATATAGAGAGAAGGGTGCAGCGGTCAATGACATTGAACGCGCACAAGCACAGGAGGAGAAAAGGATGCAAGGAGTAATAAAGGACGACGCCGAATTCCGCTTATCCGGTATTCTGGTACCGCTGCTGGCCATTATATTGGGTGTATTTATGGTTGTGCTCGACAGCACGGCGATGAATGTGGCCTTGTCCACGCTGGTAGAGGATTTTAACACCAATCTGACGACACTGCAATGGATTGTGACCGGCTATATGCTGGCACAGGCTTCCGTTATTCCGCTGTCCGGCTGGCTGTCTGACCGCTTCGGGGCCAAAACCGTTTTCCTGACCGCAGTGGTCGTATTCACTATAGGCTCCATTCTGTGTGCTACACCAAACAGTGCGGAATGGCTGATTGCCTTCCGGGTGCTGCAGGGTCTTGGCGGAGGCTGCGTTTTGCCGGTAGGTATGGCCTATGTATATAAGCTGGCACCCAAGAGCAAGGTCGGTATTGTGATGGGTATTATGGGTATACCCGTACTGTTCGCTCCGGCAATCGGGCCGGTCTTGTCCGGCTGGCTGGTCCAGTATCACTCATGGAGATGGATCTTTCTGATCAACATCCCGATAGGGATTGTCTGCCTGCTGATCGGGATGCGCAAGCTGCCGAATGCCAAACGCGGACAGGTACCGGGAATGGATAAGCTGGGCATGATCCTCGGGCCGCTGGCCTTTGCTTCTTTGACCTACGGGGTCAGTCAGGGGGCAGAAAGCTGGTCCTCCAATAAAACACTGATCGGCCTTGCGCTGGGACTGGCCGCCCTGATTGCTTTTGTTATCGCTGAGCTGCGATCCAAGACACCGCTGCTGGAGCTGCGTATTCTGCGATCAGTCGATTTCAGCACAGGCATTCTCGTCCAGTGGATTGCCCAGTTCGGCCTGTACGGCGCCCTGTTCCTGCTGCCGCAGTTTCTGCAGCAGGCCCGCGGCTTCGGTGCTTTTGACACCGGACTGACTTTGCTGCCGCAGGCGATTGCTTCAGGGCTGATGATGCCGATAGCCGGTATTCTTTTTGACAAAATCGGGGTTCGCTGGCTGGTTGTCTGCGGCCTCAGCCTAGTATCCGGCGCGCTTTATCAATATTCCCATGTGGATCTGACAACTCAGAGCCGGGATCTGATTGTGCCGCTGATCATGTGCGGAGCCGGGATGGGAATGATGATGATGCCGATGAATACCCATCTGCTGAATAAAGCGCCAGCCAACCTTGTTAACAGGGTAACCTCGCTGACCAACTCT contains these protein-coding regions:
- a CDS encoding DHA2 family efflux MFS transporter permease subunit — protein: MQGVIKDDAEFRLSGILVPLLAIILGVFMVVLDSTAMNVALSTLVEDFNTNLTTLQWIVTGYMLAQASVIPLSGWLSDRFGAKTVFLTAVVVFTIGSILCATPNSAEWLIAFRVLQGLGGGCVLPVGMAYVYKLAPKSKVGIVMGIMGIPVLFAPAIGPVLSGWLVQYHSWRWIFLINIPIGIVCLLIGMRKLPNAKRGQVPGMDKLGMILGPLAFASLTYGVSQGAESWSSNKTLIGLALGLAALIAFVIAELRSKTPLLELRILRSVDFSTGILVQWIAQFGLYGALFLLPQFLQQARGFGAFDTGLTLLPQAIASGLMMPIAGILFDKIGVRWLVVCGLSLVSGALYQYSHVDLTTQSRDLIVPLIMCGAGMGMMMMPMNTHLLNKAPANLVNRVTSLTNSMQQVINSLAVSTLVTILTSRAALRGAEMQAAAAASGVDPAKASPEVLKQATQTVMAQGFADTFHIMIFVALGGAVLGLLLRRGRKGGDGESRPQAEIMHG